The DNA sequence CTATCACGAAATTTTTTGCAAGGTTTAAACAAGATTTGTAATCTATTTCATCAGCTCCGGTAAGTTTATAATAAGGTGAATTTTTATATATATTAGGGTCGCTCATTTGTAAAGACTGAGCCGATAAAGTCAAAAATTTTTCAATTGAGCCTGCATAATTGTAATATGCAAGACAAGCTTTCATCATCGGCTCAGTTCTCCATAAAATATACAAATTCCTCAAGTCTTGCAATGACTGAGAATATACGTCAATAGGGTTACCCATATTTTCTTTATGGAGTGCATAAGTTAAATACGCAGCAGTCGCAAAGTCGTTTGTAATAGTGGCTATTTTATCACCCGTTGCTAAAGCTTTTCTGATAAAAGTCTTAGCGACCGTATCATTTTTATAAAAAACTTCTTCACCATTGTTGTTTTTCGTAATAGGTGATAAAAAGAAAATAGATACTGACATAATTACCGCACCGGCTCCCAAAATAAAATCAGGATTTTTATAGCTTACCTCATCACGATTAAGATATGTATCTACCCCCTTGATAAAAAGCATTTTCCCAAACACATATCCGCCTAAAAGAGCAAAAATGAGCAATACTGCATATCTGACAGCTTTATCCATTTTTGACATAAAATCATAATAAAATCCCCAAAGTTTTAAGTCAAAAATCTTATTCCAACTCGATAGATGAAGACTCAAATTTCCATTGACAAGTTGGATGTTGTCAGTCGTAACTTTTGTATGATTTGCAAACGGGTTAAGTGTATGCAAAACCTGCCCTATTGCTCCTATTACCTGAGAAAATTTTTGTCCGAACGATTGAGAAAGATAAAAGTTTGTAGTATTTTTATACCATTCGGGATTAATTTCAATTTGTCCCGTAGCAGGGTTATACCCCTTAATTACTTCGGGGTCAAGTGTAATTAATGATATTAGAAAATGCGAAAAGGTATATTTGTCACTTTTTTCCGCTCCGGGTTTAAAATGTGATTCTATTAAGTATTTTTTTATCATTTCGAAATCTTCTTGAGCTACACCTGCATTTGAAGAGAATTGATTTTTTTGCACTTTTTTTAAGTTATCAAGAAAAGTATCAAAATCCATTTTATCAAGCTCATCTTTTGTGAAAAAATCCATATATTTCATATTTTTAACAAATTGTTTCACAGCGAAAGTTAATTGATAATTTTGAATTGCCGGATTAAATATCTTATCTGCCGCATTTAATACTAAATATGAATTTTTTAACGTATAGGTACAAGTCCTAACAACTTTTCCGTCTTGCATATACGAACAGACATAGCTTGGAGAATTGTAAGAAAACAAAGACAAAATCGCTTTGTATCCGGGTTTTTGAGGACAATAGAAAACATTTTCCTTATTTTCTATAATTGTTTTACCGCAGAAATTATCAGTCTTCGTCGCAGCAGTGGTTGCGGCATTCAAAAACAATAAAGAGAAAAAAAGCAATACAATTTTTTTCATTTTTTATCTCCTTTAAGATATTTCAGTAAAGGCTTTAATATCAAAAGCTGAATCCGAATAAATATTATTTTGAGAAAGCATTTTTTGAATAGAATCTCTTGCGCTAAATTGTATAGGGGTTATTTCCTTAGCGCTTATTGAAATTAAATCGTCTAAGTCTGTTATTTTGTTTATAAGATAATTAATAAATAACTCCTCAGTAAAAACGTTAATTTCAGCAGGTGTGTATATAAACTTATCGTTATCGTTTATAACTTTATATTCCTGCAATAAAACATCAATTTTTCTTATAAGATTTTCGATTTTTATGTTCTTAATAAAGCTTACCTGTAAAATACTCATATACTTTTCAAATTTTCTTATATTCATAGAAAAATATAAAGAAAACATCTCTTTTGCACTTTGCATAGACGGAAAGTTTAAGAAATATAATTTTCTAAATCTCCCTTTTCTTAAAAATTCGGGATTATTGTCCCTTATTTTTGTAATATTGTTAGCAGTAGCTATAAATACAAGCTCTTGAATATTCTCTTTAACAATATCGTTCAAAAGCGTTAAGAGTCTTCCAAGAACTTGCATTGAGCGATAATTATTTGTATCAAATACTTTCTCAATTTCGTCGAGTAGTAATACAAACTTATCCCCCGATTCCAAAAGAATTTCAAAAACTTTAAGCAGGGTTTTTGAAGGGTTATCCGTATAAGAAATATATGACAAGTCTAAATCTACAACCTTTCTTCCCGTTTCACCTGCAAAACATTCGGCAAAAAAACTCTTCCCTGTTCCCGGAACACCAAATAAAAAGATGCCGCCTATTGTCTGTCCCATTTGCTCCATTTTTCTAAACATTTGAGCATCGTTAATAAGTTTTTTAGCCCCTGCCATATTCTTAAAAGCAACTTTAGGTTTGTAAATTCTTAAACCCAACCTTTCTTTTAAAACCTGCTCTTCTCCAAGATATTCAATATTTTCATCCGTAATAAAATCATCAAAATCAACAACCGAGAAAAAGCCGTAATTGTCAAATCCTATTTTTTCGGGATAATAAGGAGCAATAAAAACAACATCGTTTAAAACATTAGCAATAACGTCTTTTTTTTCGGGCATATATATCGGTTTTTTACCCGCTATCTTTTTTCCGGTTTTTTCATAGAACTTCTTTGATAGATGTGTTAAATCTTTATATAAAGAATTATTATGAGTCACTATCCATATCAATTTAATTCTCCTACATATTTAATAAATTTGAATTCTCTTTTTCAATTTTTATTTTCTCAGTTTCAAAGAGAGAAATACTATTTTTAAGCTCAATTTCGTTATTAACTCCTGTTATTATATGAATTTTTCCGTCAGTTCGAAGAGTCCCTAAGAGAATTTTTTTATTTTTTAAGTATTCATATTCGGCAAGAGACATTAAAGTATTGTCGTTGTGCTCCTTATCCCCCACTTTTACAAGCAAATAATCATTTTTAAATTTGCCTACAATTTCAAGCTCCGCACTAAACGGATAAGTTATTTTCTCTTGAAAATCAACCCCTTGAGACTCTTGAGCGTATAATTTATTCAATTCCAAAACTTCTTTCATACTAAGCGGTTTATCAATAATTGCTTTAAACTTTTGTTTTTCAAAATGGTAAGTATTTGCAAGCTCCTCAATTTTTTTTATAAAATCGTTTAAAAAGTCTTTTTTTAATTTAAAACCGCAAGCGTCGTTATGTCCTCCAAATTCAAGCGTAGGAATACCAAAAAGATAAAAGAGATTCTTAACATTAAAACCTCTTGCCGAGCCTACAATTTCATCATTTCTTTGACTTGCAATAATTGAAACCTTATGGAAAGATGAGTTAATTTTATTTGCAATAAGTCCGTTAAGTCCCGTAGGCATTTCAGGGTTAAAGTAAAACAAGAAATATTCATTTTCGATTTTGTTCTTATTGTTGTTATTGCCGATAATATCAAGATAGTAATAATTTACAAGTTTAATTTTCTCTTTATTATTGTCTTGAAGTTTTTTATGTGCTTCTTTAAACTCTTTAAAAGAAGCAGGGTTAATAAATTGTTTAATATCGTCTAAATTTTTTTCCATTCTTGAATATGCATTTATAGGACTTACAATCTTATAGCTTATTTCAAGTGAGTTAAACTCCTCGAGTAAGGAAAACATAGGTACTATAACTCTTTCTTTCATATCGTTTAGAGCATTAATAATAAATTCTCTATTATTTTGTGTTAAGTTTGCCATATCCGAAATCAGAGTCACCGCAGCAAGTTGCGCATAGGCGTTAAGCGGCGGTGAAAATTCAGGCAGATTAAATATCTTTTTGGCATTAGGAAGTAATAACTTTTCAATAATGTCATATACTACCCTACCCCCTGAAGTGGAAATATTACTTCTTTGGATATTTGGATTAATAATATAATCATAATTATTTTTTGTAGGGTGGTGGTCTATTACTACAAGATTTTCAATATCTTGAGATAAAAACGGCAAGTCACTTCCCATATCGGTAGTGATAATAAGGTCGTACTCATTAGATAATTTTTGATACTCTTCATACGTAATACCAAATCCCGAATCTCTATTTGAAAAAATCAACTCCACATTAGAAGAATTACCCATTTTATGATAAAGAGCATATAAGAAATGCCAAGCAATAAAAGATGAGAAAATTCCGTCCACGTCATAATCGCCAACTACTACAATTTTTTTATCTGTATTAGCCGCATTTAATATCTTTTTAGCTCCTTCTATAAGAGAAGATTTTTTATATGTTAAATTTTCTCCTTTTTTAGATTTTAAAAAATTTAATATCTCTCTTAATTTATCTTTCATCTATCATCTCCTATGAACGTTTTTTTCAAATTATATTTTGAACTTTTCTCTTTTAAAGGAGAGGCGCTATATTGTATATATTGTAGAGAGATGTAAATATTGTAATTAATATATTGTAATAATATTGTATTTATATTGTAGGAGCTTTTTTTATTGTGCTAAAATCCAAAATATTCCCTAAATCTCGAGAATAATTGAAAGGTAGGCTA is a window from the Caminibacter pacificus genome containing:
- a CDS encoding AAA family ATPase → MIWIVTHNNSLYKDLTHLSKKFYEKTGKKIAGKKPIYMPEKKDVIANVLNDVVFIAPYYPEKIGFDNYGFFSVVDFDDFITDENIEYLGEEQVLKERLGLRIYKPKVAFKNMAGAKKLINDAQMFRKMEQMGQTIGGIFLFGVPGTGKSFFAECFAGETGRKVVDLDLSYISYTDNPSKTLLKVFEILLESGDKFVLLLDEIEKVFDTNNYRSMQVLGRLLTLLNDIVKENIQELVFIATANNITKIRDNNPEFLRKGRFRKLYFLNFPSMQSAKEMFSLYFSMNIRKFEKYMSILQVSFIKNIKIENLIRKIDVLLQEYKVINDNDKFIYTPAEINVFTEELFINYLINKITDLDDLISISAKEITPIQFSARDSIQKMLSQNNIYSDSAFDIKAFTEIS
- a CDS encoding DHH family phosphoesterase, whose protein sequence is MKDKLREILNFLKSKKGENLTYKKSSLIEGAKKILNAANTDKKIVVVGDYDVDGIFSSFIAWHFLYALYHKMGNSSNVELIFSNRDSGFGITYEEYQKLSNEYDLIITTDMGSDLPFLSQDIENLVVIDHHPTKNNYDYIINPNIQRSNISTSGGRVVYDIIEKLLLPNAKKIFNLPEFSPPLNAYAQLAAVTLISDMANLTQNNREFIINALNDMKERVIVPMFSLLEEFNSLEISYKIVSPINAYSRMEKNLDDIKQFINPASFKEFKEAHKKLQDNNKEKIKLVNYYYLDIIGNNNNKNKIENEYFLFYFNPEMPTGLNGLIANKINSSFHKVSIIASQRNDEIVGSARGFNVKNLFYLFGIPTLEFGGHNDACGFKLKKDFLNDFIKKIEELANTYHFEKQKFKAIIDKPLSMKEVLELNKLYAQESQGVDFQEKITYPFSAELEIVGKFKNDYLLVKVGDKEHNDNTLMSLAEYEYLKNKKILLGTLRTDGKIHIITGVNNEIELKNSISLFETEKIKIEKENSNLLNM